In Salminus brasiliensis chromosome 24, fSalBra1.hap2, whole genome shotgun sequence, one genomic interval encodes:
- the LOC140546677 gene encoding uncharacterized protein — MSQTIYDNGVRMETLHRGHMLEEYGDADTYENVDARTDGNVETVVDIYESADAFKVCKKETVVEIYDSADAFRGRDPNPETEMTNKRRIQQVQQTESLIAGSRSCRLAGVCLGVLCVLVLAAITVLWIKFTAERDQLQTRYTNLLKERDQLQTSYTNLTIERDQLQTNYTKTVQFQKEREALLSLLSKLGWRYFNSSLYYITSEKNTWFKSQQHCKDKGGDLVIINSREEQEFITAILKGTEAWIGLTDEENEGDWKWVDGSALTTGFWWPGEPNDYENKEDCAVTGFKHASKTNASTWADYNCYHPVVGLCERTFRLK, encoded by the exons ATGTCTCAGACCATTTATGATAATGGGGTCCGCATGGAGACGCTGCACAGAGGACATATGTTGGAGGAATATGGGGATGCGGATACCTATGAGAATGTAGACGCTCGTACAGACGGTAACGTGGAGACGGTGGTGGATATCTATGAGAGTGCAGACGCTTTTAAAGTCTGTAAAAAGGAGACGGTGGTGGAAATCTACGACAGTGCAGATGCTTTTAGGGGTCGTGACCCCAACCCAGAGACAGAGATGACCAACAAAAGGAGGATCCAGCAAGTACAGCAAACAG AGAGTCTCATTGCAGGAAGCAGAAGCTGCAGACTGGCTGGAGTGTGTCTGGGGGTGCTATGTGTTCTCGTGCTGGCTGCCATCACAGTGCTGTGGATCAAGttcactgcagagagagaccagttacagaccaggTACACCAACCTgttgaaagagagagaccagttacagaccagttacaccaacctgaccatagagagagaccagttacagaccaatTACACCAAGACAGTCCAGTtccagaaggagagagaggcacTGCTAAGTCTGCTTTCTAAACTGG GATGGAGGTATTTCAACTCCAGCTTGTACTACATCACTTCTGAGAAAAACACTTGGTTTAAGAGCCAACAGCACTGCAAAGACAAAGGAGGAGACCTGGTGATCATAAACAGTAGAGAGGAACAG GAGTTCATCACTGCAATCTTAAAAGGCACTGAAGCTTGGATCGGCCTGACGGATGAAGAAAACGAGGGGGACTGGAAATGGGTGGATGGCTCAGCATTGACCACTGG attctgGTGGCCGGGGGAGCCCAACGATTATGAAAATAAAGAGGACTGTGCTGTAACTGGCTTCAAGCATGCTTCAAAAACTAATGCTTCAACCTGGGCTGATTACAACTGTTATCATCCTGTAGTTGGGCTCTGTGAGAGAACCTTTAGATTAAAATAA